In a single window of the Granulicella sibirica genome:
- a CDS encoding tetratricopeptide repeat protein, whose protein sequence is MIRATHPALFCLATLLLTLPLAAQQDPPQTGSSSSSAIPSQQIQESTSQARIAHKTEAGGSAITLENSEPLFDIAVALNACGYDADLAASSPVRLAIREEVNEELRNSAPARDSRDAICLYIRDHTLADKAQDIAQYVSLALYTTPPPALAPSVGETELPPDSTQVVNILPLLRAFNEQLHLHALYVEHLPDYQALNDAVHGPLTKMVLSSNIAVRMPTSGYDGRRFLVLLEPMLAPSTTNARIYATDYIAVASPNGATRTIHMDQVRHIYLQYVVEPLIYARAAAMDRLLPLLKPIHEAPIDFIYRSDISAYITECLIRAIEARLLEFDFPRPAKPNAVTQRTDMIHYDADVAAYEKKTEALRRELVERDMRQGWALTEYFYNQLLLTERDSTSLKEDIGQMVYGMDVDRERKHESQIAFYPEGTNGTIRRTPPPITGIRLAEMDLMKGDLVTAEDIAQKILADPKGDHPEAHYVLAQVELMQKSPEDAMEHFTEAIKTSKNPRTLAWSHIYLGRLYDTQPDRPKAIEEYKAALTVRDSAPDTKAAAEKGIKAPFATPRRAQQPADDDNTPLDPSGKAEKEAYRPDPK, encoded by the coding sequence ATGATCCGAGCCACCCACCCCGCCCTCTTCTGCCTCGCCACCCTCCTCCTCACCCTGCCCCTGGCGGCTCAGCAGGATCCACCCCAGACTGGCTCCTCAAGCTCCAGCGCCATCCCCAGCCAGCAGATCCAGGAGAGCACCTCCCAGGCCCGCATCGCGCACAAAACCGAGGCCGGCGGCTCCGCCATCACCCTCGAAAACAGCGAGCCCCTCTTCGACATCGCCGTCGCTCTCAACGCCTGCGGCTACGACGCCGATCTCGCCGCCTCCAGCCCCGTCCGCCTCGCCATCCGCGAAGAGGTCAACGAGGAGCTCCGCAACTCCGCCCCCGCCCGCGACTCCCGCGACGCCATCTGCCTCTACATCCGCGACCACACCCTCGCCGACAAGGCCCAGGACATCGCCCAGTACGTCTCCCTCGCCCTCTACACCACGCCTCCGCCAGCCCTCGCCCCCTCCGTCGGCGAGACCGAGCTCCCCCCGGACTCCACGCAGGTCGTCAACATCCTCCCGCTCCTCCGCGCCTTCAACGAGCAGCTTCACCTCCACGCACTCTACGTCGAGCACCTCCCCGACTACCAGGCCCTCAACGACGCCGTCCACGGCCCGCTCACAAAGATGGTCCTGTCCTCCAACATCGCCGTCCGCATGCCGACCTCCGGCTACGATGGCCGCCGTTTCCTCGTCCTCCTCGAGCCCATGCTCGCCCCGTCGACGACGAACGCCCGCATCTACGCCACCGACTACATCGCCGTAGCCAGCCCCAACGGTGCGACCAGGACCATCCACATGGACCAGGTCCGCCACATTTATCTCCAGTACGTCGTCGAGCCGCTCATCTACGCCCGCGCCGCCGCCATGGATCGCCTCCTGCCGCTCCTCAAGCCCATCCACGAAGCCCCCATCGACTTCATCTACCGCTCCGATATCAGCGCCTACATCACCGAGTGCCTCATCCGCGCCATCGAGGCCCGCCTTCTCGAGTTCGACTTCCCCCGCCCCGCCAAGCCAAACGCCGTCACCCAGCGCACCGACATGATCCACTACGACGCCGACGTAGCCGCCTACGAGAAGAAGACCGAGGCCCTCCGCCGCGAGCTCGTCGAACGCGACATGCGCCAGGGCTGGGCCCTCACCGAGTACTTCTACAACCAGCTCCTCCTCACCGAGCGTGACTCCACCAGCCTCAAGGAGGACATCGGTCAGATGGTCTACGGCATGGACGTCGACCGCGAACGCAAGCACGAGAGCCAGATCGCCTTCTACCCCGAGGGCACCAACGGCACCATCCGCCGCACCCCGCCCCCCATCACCGGCATCCGCCTCGCCGAGATGGACCTCATGAAGGGCGACCTCGTCACCGCCGAAGACATCGCTCAGAAAATCCTCGCCGACCCCAAGGGCGATCACCCCGAAGCCCACTACGTCCTCGCCCAGGTAGAACTCATGCAAAAATCCCCCGAGGACGCGATGGAGCACTTCACCGAGGCCATCAAGACCTCGAAGAACCCGCGCACGCTGGCATGGTCCCACATCTACTTGGGCCGCCTCTACGACACCCAGCCCGACCGCCCCAAGGCCATCGAAGAGTACAAAGCCGCCCTGACCGTCCGCGACAGCGCCCCCGACACCAAGGCTGCCGCCGAAAAAGGGATCAAGGCCCCCTTCGCCACCCCCCGCCGCGCCCAGCAACCAGCCGACGACGACAACACTCCCCTCGACCCATCCGGCAAAGCCGAAAAAGAAGCCTACCGCCCCGACCCTAAGTAG
- a CDS encoding endonuclease/exonuclease/phosphatase family protein, producing MSVCGSGASKLHAGFVALLLLAASARGLQAEDASVPRLSFDELVTLSNKQDLDPALAAKLKVVLTTPVVDNRTGATAAPAKLRVTEWNIERGQNLDEIERMLSSPDGFLKEAQAARKKVSANELERLRSEIRTLRESDVLILNEVDIGVKRTDYRNVVKELSDALGMSSVYGVEFLEVDSLVSLGTEKAVLDTPELSARMTDDLKPDRSKYQGLHVNAILSRYPLRNVRVISLPVCHDWFAAEQEEISKLEKAKRKTADVVFLERIGREVRRGNRNALVADIELPDAAKTTVRLVNAHLENKCKADCRAKQMRAVLENVSDTPGALVLAGDWNTTGTDGTPTSVRYEIVSRVKDYQFWLGTLMQFTPVSLPFYATAPFKFWKNYRDPTAMHIPVLGRNPEAAMFGNLRKYRFQDGGSFDFSGDAARNLQKSKKTLSDSNERAGKGFVPTFGMKRTFGGVIRYRLDWIVVKPGATANAAMRPETPVTLTKLNGALPEDLSDHAPIATEMATR from the coding sequence ATGTCTGTCTGCGGATCCGGGGCATCGAAGCTCCATGCGGGTTTCGTAGCCTTGCTCTTGCTCGCCGCCTCTGCCAGAGGTCTCCAGGCCGAAGACGCCTCCGTTCCACGGCTCAGCTTCGATGAGCTCGTCACGCTGTCGAACAAGCAGGATCTCGACCCCGCGCTCGCTGCCAAATTGAAGGTGGTGTTGACGACACCGGTAGTGGATAACCGCACGGGCGCGACCGCGGCACCGGCGAAGCTCCGCGTGACCGAGTGGAATATCGAGCGCGGCCAGAACCTCGATGAGATCGAGCGGATGCTCAGCTCTCCAGACGGATTCCTTAAGGAGGCGCAGGCCGCAAGGAAGAAGGTATCGGCAAACGAGCTGGAGCGGCTGCGGAGCGAGATCAGGACACTTCGGGAAAGTGATGTGCTCATCCTAAACGAGGTAGACATCGGGGTGAAGCGCACGGACTACCGCAACGTCGTGAAAGAGCTGTCGGATGCGCTGGGAATGAGCTCGGTCTACGGGGTGGAGTTCCTCGAGGTGGACAGCCTGGTAAGCCTGGGCACGGAGAAGGCGGTGCTCGATACACCGGAGCTTTCCGCCCGCATGACGGACGATCTGAAGCCCGATCGCTCCAAATACCAGGGCCTGCACGTCAACGCGATTCTGAGTCGCTATCCGCTAAGGAATGTGCGTGTCATCAGCCTGCCCGTGTGTCACGACTGGTTTGCCGCGGAGCAGGAAGAAATCTCGAAGCTCGAGAAGGCGAAACGAAAGACCGCCGATGTGGTCTTTCTGGAGAGAATCGGCCGCGAGGTACGCAGAGGGAATCGAAACGCACTCGTCGCCGATATCGAGCTTCCGGACGCGGCGAAGACAACAGTCCGCCTGGTCAATGCGCATCTCGAGAACAAGTGCAAGGCCGATTGCCGCGCGAAGCAGATGCGCGCAGTCCTCGAGAACGTAAGCGACACACCCGGAGCCCTGGTGCTCGCCGGAGACTGGAACACAACCGGGACCGACGGCACCCCCACGTCAGTACGGTACGAGATCGTATCGCGCGTGAAGGACTACCAGTTCTGGCTTGGCACGCTGATGCAATTTACGCCCGTAAGCCTGCCCTTCTACGCAACGGCACCGTTCAAGTTCTGGAAGAACTACCGCGACCCAACCGCGATGCACATCCCGGTACTTGGCAGGAATCCGGAGGCGGCGATGTTCGGAAATCTGCGAAAGTATCGCTTCCAGGATGGAGGCAGCTTCGACTTCAGCGGAGATGCAGCCCGCAACCTGCAGAAGAGCAAGAAGACACTGTCAGACAGCAACGAGCGCGCGGGCAAGGGATTTGTCCCAACGTTCGGCATGAAGAGGACCTTTGGCGGGGTGATCCGCTATCGCCTCGATTGGATCGTGGTGAAGCCCGGAGCAACCGCCAACGCGGCAATGCGTCCGGAGACACCGGTGACGCTGACGAAGCTGAACGGGGCCTTGCCGGAAGACTTATCCGACCACGCCCCGATCGCAACGGAGATGGCGACACGCTGA
- a CDS encoding anti-sigma factor family protein encodes MSFLPVNDTCETIRNSFSSYLDGAVNGHEMQRIAAHLESCHECNHEFADWQAMQQTLSSLRTTKAPDDLGLRLRLAISREQAARKSSWRDTFSLAWENTLRPIAIQASAGLACALTLVGTIVFLLGVVTPPNAVLADDEPLGAITAPRYLYSAIEPQPIAIHNTKLPNGGAVVVDAMVNNTGRVYDYRIICAPTGPDAPAVQAQIEDQLLLAVFKPASVFGTPVKGHIYITFAGVAVHA; translated from the coding sequence ATGAGCTTCCTGCCCGTGAACGACACCTGCGAGACGATCCGCAACTCCTTCTCTTCCTACCTCGATGGCGCCGTCAACGGCCACGAGATGCAGCGCATCGCCGCGCACCTGGAGTCCTGCCACGAGTGCAACCACGAGTTCGCCGACTGGCAGGCGATGCAGCAAACGCTCTCCTCCCTCCGCACCACCAAGGCTCCTGACGACCTCGGCCTCCGCCTCCGCCTCGCCATCTCCCGCGAGCAGGCCGCCCGCAAATCAAGCTGGCGCGACACTTTTTCTCTCGCCTGGGAGAACACCCTACGCCCCATAGCTATCCAGGCGTCGGCTGGCCTCGCCTGTGCCCTCACCCTCGTCGGAACGATCGTCTTCCTCCTCGGCGTCGTCACCCCGCCGAACGCCGTCCTCGCCGACGACGAGCCTCTCGGCGCCATCACCGCCCCGCGCTATCTCTACTCGGCCATCGAACCCCAGCCTATCGCCATCCACAACACGAAGCTGCCGAATGGCGGAGCCGTCGTCGTCGACGCCATGGTCAACAACACCGGTCGCGTCTACGACTACCGCATCATCTGCGCCCCCACCGGCCCCGACGCCCCCGCTGTCCAGGCCCAGATCGAAGACCAGCTTCTACTGGCCGTCTTCAAACCCGCCAGCGTCTTCGGCACGCCCGTCAAGGGCCACATCTACATCACCTTCGCCGGCGTCGCCGTCCACGCTTAG
- a CDS encoding sigma-70 family RNA polymerase sigma factor gives MQAGTAVGNLASAIGIRTNDASLVAELKLGSEEAFGVLIAQYHQQIFSLIARSLQDPADAADITQEVFVKVFRSIRSFHGDSRLRTWLYRIALHEASNQRRWWSRHKRQEITIDSTGEPDEDGQSLCLSATLACHRDSPFDHAAQSQLRERVESALRELPEAYRTVVVLREIEGFAYEEIAEILDVNLGTVKSRLTRGRTALRQLLTADGCLAHLQGAEAR, from the coding sequence ATGCAGGCGGGCACCGCAGTGGGAAATCTCGCAAGCGCGATTGGAATCCGGACAAACGACGCCTCCCTCGTCGCCGAGCTCAAACTCGGCTCCGAAGAAGCGTTCGGCGTCCTCATCGCCCAGTACCACCAGCAGATCTTCTCCCTCATCGCCCGCTCCCTGCAGGATCCCGCCGACGCCGCCGACATCACCCAGGAAGTCTTCGTCAAGGTCTTCCGCAGCATCCGCAGCTTCCACGGCGACTCCAGGCTCCGCACCTGGCTCTACCGCATCGCCCTCCACGAGGCCTCCAACCAGCGCCGCTGGTGGTCTCGCCACAAGCGCCAGGAGATCACCATCGACTCCACCGGCGAGCCCGACGAAGACGGCCAGAGCCTCTGCCTCTCCGCCACTCTCGCCTGCCACCGCGACTCGCCCTTCGACCACGCCGCCCAGTCTCAGCTTCGCGAGCGCGTCGAATCTGCCCTCCGCGAGCTTCCCGAGGCCTACCGCACCGTCGTCGTCCTCCGCGAGATCGAAGGCTTTGCCTACGAAGAGATCGCCGAGATCCTCGACGTCAACCTCGGCACCGTGAAGTCCCGCCTCACCCGCGGCCGCACCGCCCTCCGCCAGCTCCTTACCGCCGACGGCTGTCTCGCGCACCTGCAAGGAGCCGAAGCACGATGA
- a CDS encoding site-specific integrase yields the protein MTKTEARQALEREITKQLGQPGSPTRIINDGSVTLAWFVNNRFIPLKEAVWKEETAKTKKLLIQLDIVAPLGEIPLANFDKFSLQLHLNKLATTRSKDRVLQMRAYVRDIFAEAVDQDFLVKDPARKLKVPVQLRATDTTTLTWDQLRLALSKLSLRDRILLELDMTNALRPSELFAFRWKRFEYKASTLTVAETVYKGKIRDWGKTKKSLTVIHIPRQLADDLHAWRFECEQKAREAFEKGKRTLASLSPDDFIFQNEDGGFLDTDNYRKRVLHKIARELQLPKLTFQVIRRTIATLAQKKGTIKDVQGVMRHSRTATTTDVYMQEIPASVQSTINSINLELRKSDARSRKNLKESASTAALLRSRRKPSERVTQNDTKSPRGGSERLPAYA from the coding sequence TTGACCAAGACAGAAGCCCGTCAAGCACTTGAACGTGAGATCACTAAACAATTGGGCCAGCCCGGCTCTCCGACACGCATCATCAACGATGGTTCCGTCACCCTGGCATGGTTCGTAAACAACCGGTTCATTCCACTTAAAGAAGCCGTTTGGAAGGAAGAGACCGCGAAAACCAAGAAGCTCCTTATCCAATTGGACATCGTCGCACCGCTTGGCGAAATCCCGTTGGCCAACTTTGACAAGTTCAGCTTGCAACTGCACCTCAACAAGCTGGCTACAACCCGATCAAAGGACCGTGTCTTGCAAATGCGTGCTTACGTCCGGGACATCTTCGCCGAGGCAGTCGATCAGGACTTTCTCGTTAAGGACCCCGCACGCAAGCTCAAGGTTCCTGTCCAGCTACGGGCGACGGACACCACGACGCTCACTTGGGATCAGCTCAGGCTAGCGCTTTCGAAGTTGAGTCTTCGAGATCGCATCTTGCTTGAGCTCGATATGACGAACGCCTTGCGTCCGAGTGAACTCTTCGCATTTAGATGGAAGCGGTTTGAATACAAAGCATCGACGCTCACGGTCGCGGAGACTGTTTATAAAGGCAAGATCCGAGATTGGGGCAAAACAAAGAAGAGCCTTACCGTGATTCACATTCCGCGACAACTTGCTGACGACTTGCATGCATGGCGTTTCGAATGTGAACAGAAAGCGCGGGAGGCATTTGAGAAGGGAAAGCGAACGTTGGCCTCTCTGTCCCCAGATGACTTCATCTTTCAAAATGAAGACGGAGGTTTCCTTGACACGGACAACTATCGCAAACGCGTTCTTCACAAGATCGCCCGCGAATTGCAGTTGCCCAAGTTGACGTTTCAGGTTATCCGCCGAACGATCGCAACCCTCGCACAGAAGAAGGGGACCATCAAAGATGTTCAAGGTGTCATGCGGCACTCACGCACCGCTACCACCACGGACGTCTATATGCAGGAGATTCCTGCAAGCGTGCAATCGACGATCAACTCCATCAACTTGGAGCTAAGAAAATCGGATGCGCGGAGTCGGAAAAACTTGAAGGAGTCGGCTTCAACCGCAGCACTGCTCAGAAGTCGGCGCAAGCCTTCTGAACGCGTGACACAAAATGACACAAAGTCACCGAGAGGAGGGAGTGAACGCCTCCCGGCATATGCTTGA
- a CDS encoding LysR family transcriptional regulator: MSDSLTFRLLRYIKASAESLNFTRAAEQVFVAQSSLSHQIGKFEDNIDVTIFDRLQNGLKLTPAGRIVATYAENTLREWEQTLVMARAVQRNEVPPLRVGFSSFVNAKLLEKFHEGYDRMFSGCTIQLLSGDPLLCLQRLDGRTLDCAILPLPIDEKLYCVQQIAQSPLVVCMRSDDVLADLALVDIHEVAQRITIFPDPELHPSAHACLLEMFGELGISMHLSCSARTPSEIQWMVKERFGLALIDQLSPLDSGLITRAIVGLNWTADTAFVYVSPTDHVALPFVERFLRETWMESRRRRLPSKVRVPEQMELLV, from the coding sequence ATGTCAGATTCCCTCACATTCCGTCTTCTCCGCTACATCAAAGCGTCTGCCGAGAGCTTGAATTTCACTCGCGCAGCGGAGCAGGTTTTCGTTGCTCAATCCTCTCTAAGCCATCAGATCGGAAAGTTCGAAGACAATATCGACGTCACGATCTTCGATCGATTACAGAATGGGTTGAAGCTCACGCCGGCGGGCCGAATCGTCGCGACGTATGCGGAGAACACCTTGCGAGAGTGGGAGCAGACGCTGGTCATGGCTCGGGCTGTCCAACGCAACGAAGTGCCACCTCTCAGAGTTGGCTTTTCATCCTTTGTCAACGCAAAGCTGCTTGAGAAATTTCACGAGGGTTACGATCGGATGTTCTCCGGTTGCACCATTCAACTGCTGAGTGGAGACCCTCTTCTGTGTTTACAACGTCTTGATGGACGAACGCTCGATTGCGCGATTCTCCCGCTGCCAATCGACGAGAAGCTTTATTGTGTCCAGCAGATTGCACAATCGCCGTTGGTGGTCTGCATGCGCTCCGACGATGTCCTTGCTGACCTCGCGCTTGTCGATATTCATGAGGTCGCGCAACGCATCACCATATTTCCGGATCCAGAACTGCATCCTTCCGCGCACGCCTGTCTCTTGGAGATGTTCGGTGAACTGGGGATTTCTATGCACCTGTCCTGCTCAGCTCGTACACCCTCTGAGATTCAATGGATGGTAAAAGAGCGATTCGGACTCGCTCTCATCGACCAACTCTCGCCACTAGATTCGGGACTTATTACACGAGCAATTGTCGGCCTCAACTGGACGGCCGATACCGCCTTCGTCTATGTAAGCCCAACAGATCACGTTGCACTCCCATTCGTAGAACGGTTCCTTCGGGAGACCTGGATGGAATCACGGAGGAGAAGACTTCCGAGCAAAGTGCGTGTACCCGAGCAGATGGAGCTGCTCGTGTGA
- a CDS encoding ATP-dependent DNA helicase, protein MTLRSRFENRNLKGKIIRAIRLMAPTLLALSLAGVAHAQGTMDFSGAQTLMGTFKTTLLKSVREAAEQRGYVVEGFAPTSRAANQLRDAGISADTLQGFLVRARQPNPDRHLYMVDESSLASTKQVRDFLAKLESGDRVLLIGDTRQHQGVEAGKPFEQLVNAGMRTTQLDQIVRQREAPELLKAVEHLSRGEIAEGVALLERQGRVTEITDPQQRIAAIARSYAASPENTIVVSPDNASRRQINQAVRSELQALGRVSSEDHAVRVLAPRSDMTGADRTWAARYAVDDVLYYPRGSQDIGIERQSYTKVVTIQPKDNLLTVQKGDGATITYNPARLYGVNVYRELEQEFAVGDRLSFTAPSKELGVANRDLGTVQQIDNDGQLSVKMDNGKAVSFDANQMQHFDHGYTVTSHSSQGLTADRVLINIDTNVHPELINPRFAYVAVSRASHDTQIFTNAAYALATNLGHAVDKTSAITVGEGFGL, encoded by the coding sequence ATGACACTTCGTTCACGTTTCGAAAATCGCAACCTAAAAGGAAAGATCATCCGTGCCATCCGCCTGATGGCTCCAACGCTCTTGGCCCTGTCTCTCGCGGGTGTGGCACACGCGCAAGGAACGATGGACTTTTCAGGAGCCCAAACGCTGATGGGAACCTTCAAAACGACCCTCTTGAAATCGGTTCGCGAAGCCGCAGAACAGCGAGGGTATGTCGTCGAAGGCTTCGCCCCGACTTCTCGCGCCGCGAACCAGCTCCGCGATGCCGGGATCTCCGCCGACACCTTACAGGGCTTCTTGGTTCGCGCCCGCCAGCCGAACCCCGACCGTCATCTGTACATGGTCGATGAATCGAGTCTCGCCAGCACCAAACAAGTGCGTGACTTCCTCGCGAAGCTGGAATCCGGCGACCGTGTATTGCTTATTGGAGATACCAGACAGCATCAGGGAGTCGAAGCCGGCAAGCCGTTCGAGCAGTTGGTGAATGCCGGGATGAGGACGACACAGCTTGACCAGATCGTCCGCCAACGAGAGGCCCCCGAGCTTTTGAAGGCCGTCGAGCATTTGTCACGCGGGGAAATCGCCGAAGGTGTGGCGCTCTTAGAACGGCAGGGCCGCGTTACCGAGATTACCGATCCGCAACAGCGCATCGCCGCCATTGCTCGGAGCTACGCCGCCAGCCCGGAAAACACCATCGTTGTCTCTCCTGATAATGCTTCGCGCCGTCAGATCAATCAGGCAGTCCGTTCCGAATTGCAAGCTCTCGGCAGAGTCTCCTCGGAGGACCACGCGGTGCGCGTACTCGCCCCCCGTTCCGACATGACCGGTGCCGACAGGACCTGGGCCGCTCGCTACGCCGTAGACGACGTTCTCTACTATCCGCGTGGCAGCCAAGACATCGGAATAGAGCGACAAAGCTATACGAAGGTTGTCACTATCCAGCCCAAGGACAACCTGCTCACCGTTCAGAAAGGAGACGGAGCCACCATTACATACAATCCCGCGCGGCTCTACGGCGTGAACGTCTACCGCGAATTGGAGCAGGAGTTTGCCGTTGGCGATCGTTTGAGTTTTACTGCCCCGTCCAAAGAGCTAGGCGTGGCCAACCGCGACCTCGGCACAGTGCAACAGATCGACAACGATGGCCAGCTCTCGGTGAAGATGGACAACGGCAAAGCGGTCAGCTTCGATGCCAATCAAATGCAGCACTTCGACCACGGCTACACAGTCACCAGTCACAGCTCTCAGGGGCTCACCGCCGACCGCGTGCTGATCAATATCGACACGAATGTCCACCCAGAGCTGATAAATCCGCGCTTCGCTTACGTCGCCGTCTCGCGCGCCTCTCACGACACGCAGATCTTCACTAATGCGGCATATGCTTTAGCAACGAATCTCGGTCATGCTGTCGATAAGACTTCAGCAATTACTGTGGGTGAAGGTTTTGGCTTGTGA